The window ATAAGAATAAAGCTATCGCTTTAGAAACAGCACAAAAGAGTATAGTTCTGCTTAAAAATGAGAATAATGTTTTACCTCTTGATAAAAGTAAAATAAAAACAATTGCCGTTATCGGACCTAATGCAGCAACCGCACGTTTGGGAGGTGATGGTTCTGGGCACTCTGATGCCTTAAATCCAATTTCTCCATTAGAAGGAATTATAGATATTGTTGGGAGCGATGTAGAGGTGAAATATGCCTTTGGAGTAAAACTTAAAAGAAAAGATTTGCCAATTGCTCCAGAGAGTATGTATTTACAAACCGATGGAGTAACTCCGGGTATCAATGCCGAATACTGGAATAATAAAAAACTTGAAGGGCCATCGGTAGCTAGCGGAATTGACAAAAGTATAAATCACTCATGGGGATTTGAAGAGTCGCCTGTGCCGGGAGTCGTTAACGATGATAAGTTTTCTGTACGTTGGACAGGTAAATTCAAATCGCCGGGAACAGGCTTGTTCGAAATAGGAGTAAAGGCCGATAATGGTGTGAAATTGTTCTTAGACGGAAACCTTGTAATTGATTCGTGGACAGATCAGGCTCCGGGACAGTTTAAAACAGAGTATTACGAGTTTGAAGAAGGAAAGTTATACGATTTAAAAGTTGAGTTTTACGAAAATATAGGTACATGTCGTGCTCGTTTGGGTATTGCTCCCGTAGAGGGGGGAGGCGAACTGCAGGAAGCTGTAGAAGTGGCAAAAGGAGCTGATGTAGTAGTTATGAATCTGGGTATGGCTAAAAATCTTGAAGGAGAACAACGCGACAGAGATTATCTGGAATTACCACCTATGCAGATGCAGCTTTTAAATGAGGTTATAAAAGTGAATAAGAATGTGGTAGTAAGCTTAAACAATGGTTCTGCAATGTTGATAAACGATTGGATTGATAAAGTTCCGGCTCTTATAGATGCTTTATATCCTGGAGAACAAGGTGGTAAAGCTTTGTCTCAAATATTATTTGGAGAAGTTAATCCTTCAGGAAAACTTCCATTTACTTGGATGAAAAAATGGGAAGATCATCCGGCGGTAAAAACATATCCGGGAGATAGGGAAGTAGCTTTATATAAAGAAGGAATTTTTATGGGATATCGTCATTGGGATAAAAACAAAATTGAACCATTGTATGAATTTGGATATGGACTTTCATATACCGAATTTGAATATTCCGATTTGAAATTGTCATCGACAAATATGTATCAAAACGATACTATTACAGTTTCTGTAAAGATTACAAATATTGGGAATATTGAAGGAGACGAAATAGTACAACTTTACATAAATGATAAAAAAGCAAGTGTAGAACGAGAAGTAAAAGCTTTAAAAGGTTTTGAAAGAGTTAGCCTAAAAGTTGGAGAGAGTAAGGACGTGAAATTTAAAATAGAGAAAAGTGCTCTTTCATTCTACGATGTGATAAATAAAAAATGGAAAGCTGAGAAAGGTAAGTTCGAAATGTTGATTGGAGCTTCATCACGCGATATTAGGATAAGGAAAACGTTTAAATTGAAATAGAATAAAACATTTAATTATGAGTTTTTTGCAGTTGAATTATAAAGTTATTACGCTTATGGCATTGTTTATATTTATTGAACAAAGTCTATTGGCGCAAAATAACAAATTGCAATTCAAAGAGGATAAAACTTTTAAGATTGTTCAGTTTACCGATATGCACTTCGTTAAGGGAGGTGAAAGATCGCCGGAAGTCCTGAAAAATATAAAATCGGTGATGAAGGAGGAAGTGCCGGATTTGGTTGTTCTAACAGGTGATATTGTTACAAGTAGTGAGGAAAAAGATGTAGCAATTGCAAGTTGGAAGATGATTACAGATCTATTGAAAAAATACAAGACTCCCTATGCAATTACTTTTGGTAATCACGATAGTGAGAATGTAATTACGAATGATGAACTATTGGAGTATTTGTCAAAACGTCCTTATTGTCTTCTATACGACGAAGGAGGGGATGATGTAAAAGGAGTGGGGAATTTTGTGTTGCCTATACATTCTTCGAATGGAGTTGTTGAGAAGCTGTTGTACTTTCTCGATTCAGGAGCTTATTCCTCAGTTAAGGAAAATGGTGTAGGGGGATATGACTGGATTGGCCGTTCACAAATAAAGTGGTTTGCAGAAACAAATCAATTATGGCTAAAAAAGAATGAAGAAGTAGAAGCATTGTTTTTCTTTCATATACCACTTCCAGAATACAAGCAGGCGTTTGATGATGGGGAATATAAAATAGGAGTTCGTATGGAGGAGGAATGTTCACCTGAAATTAATACCGGAATGTTTGCTGAAATGGTGCAACAGGGCAATGTATTAGGAACTTTTGTGGGGCATGATCACAATAATAATTACCTAGCTCAATTGTACAACATTGCACTGTGTTATGGTTATATGTCGGGAGGTAATTGTTATGGAGATTTACCTTTAAATGGAGCCCGTGTTATTTTATTGGAAGAAGAAAAAAAGGGTTTTAAAACCTGGCTTAGGAGAAGTGATAAGAAAAAATTATATGAGGTTGAATTACCATATGTAGAAAAAGAATCAAATAAAGAAGACTGATGAAAGATATTCACATGGAAAGCTTGAGGTTGATAATCAGGAGGTATTTATTTCTAATTTCAATAATACTTATCTCATGTAGCAAAAATCCAAAGTCTGTAAATAGTGTCATAGATAAGGCAGTTAAGCATATCTATACTAATGTTAGTAGCGATAGTATAAATAGTTTGAGCAACGAGGATGTTTTAAGGCTTTTTGATGAGGATGAATTGCAGGTTTTGGCAACAAGGTACTGGAGCTTTGATATAAATACATCTGCAATTGTATCGGTAATGCGTGTTAATAATCAGGCTATTGTGCCTTTTTGGTTGGAGGATAATGGTTTTGTGAAAACAGGTTTAACAGTGAAAAATGAATACACTGTTTATGAGGTTTGGCAAAAAGAATATTCTGCCGGTAGGGTAGGTCTTGGAATTAACGGATTCGATAATCAGAACAGACATTATTTCGTGTCAGTTAAAGCTATTGATAAATCAAAGGAGCTTATTCTTAGTAACTTCTTTCCTGAAAATCAGTTTGTGGGTAAAATGGATGTGGGATCATTTACTTATCACGATTGGGATGAGCTTGTTTTAACCGAAGTTCCTGAAGAATTGGTGGGCGGAAAACTTTTACCAACAGTAAGAGGTAGAGCACGTGAGGCAAATTTAATTAATGCTTTTAGAAAAACCCCGTTTCCTTCATCTGATAAACCGGATCAAATAATGCTGACATGGAGCAAAGATCCCAAAACAACCCAATCTATTCAATGGCGAACTAACTTGAGTTCTAATAAAGGTGTTGTACGCTACTGGAAAGAGGATGATAGTAGAAAAGAGTACACTCAGGTCGAGGCTAAAAGTAAAATTATGGATGACAGAATGTTGTATAACGACAGAACAATTAATCGTTATACGGCAGTGCTCGAAAATTTAGATAAAAATACTTCATATAGTTATATCGTCGGAAATAATGAAACAGATATCTGGAGTGATACAGCAGTATTTAAAACAGCTGCGGATGACTCAGCTCCTTTTTCATTTACCTATTTTGGAGATACGCACAAAACACCTCATTGGGGAGAGTTGATAGATGA of the Bacteroidota bacterium genome contains:
- a CDS encoding fibronectin type III domain-containing protein, with the protein product MKDIHMESLRLIIRRYLFLISIILISCSKNPKSVNSVIDKAVKHIYTNVSSDSINSLSNEDVLRLFDEDELQVLATRYWSFDINTSAIVSVMRVNNQAIVPFWLEDNGFVKTGLTVKNEYTVYEVWQKEYSAGRVGLGINGFDNQNRHYFVSVKAIDKSKELILSNFFPENQFVGKMDVGSFTYHDWDELVLTEVPEELVGGKLLPTVRGRAREANLINAFRKTPFPSSDKPDQIMLTWSKDPKTTQSIQWRTNLSSNKGVVRYWKEDDSRKEYTQVEAKSKIMDDRMLYNDRTINRYTAVLENLDKNTSYSYIVGNNETDIWSDTAVFKTAADDSAPFSFTYFGDTHKTPHWGELID
- a CDS encoding glycoside hydrolase family 3 C-terminal domain-containing protein, giving the protein MIDKFFKSILLSVFVLISTTVFAQNKPSISKENILVYRASEAKKLSESEIEKNIEIIRSKMTVEEKIELITGDDFRTKPNVRLGIPAFTMTDGPLGPRGKGPNTVYSAPVNIAAAWDRDLTYRIGQSMGEETRILGFNLLLGPCINIARVPFGGRNFESFGEDPYLMSEMAVPVIEGVQNKNVATCTKHFVANNQEWNRFDVSAEIDERTMREIYFPAFKAAVQRAGSYSIMGGYNKVNGTYANENKYLLNDVLKEEWGFDGIVISDWGAVRSTVKTAEAGMDLEMPNGKYLGEKLLAKIISGEVDESILDDKVARILRIMFRMNLFGETPDMYGGYINSDKNKAIALETAQKSIVLLKNENNVLPLDKSKIKTIAVIGPNAATARLGGDGSGHSDALNPISPLEGIIDIVGSDVEVKYAFGVKLKRKDLPIAPESMYLQTDGVTPGINAEYWNNKKLEGPSVASGIDKSINHSWGFEESPVPGVVNDDKFSVRWTGKFKSPGTGLFEIGVKADNGVKLFLDGNLVIDSWTDQAPGQFKTEYYEFEEGKLYDLKVEFYENIGTCRARLGIAPVEGGGELQEAVEVAKGADVVVMNLGMAKNLEGEQRDRDYLELPPMQMQLLNEVIKVNKNVVVSLNNGSAMLINDWIDKVPALIDALYPGEQGGKALSQILFGEVNPSGKLPFTWMKKWEDHPAVKTYPGDREVALYKEGIFMGYRHWDKNKIEPLYEFGYGLSYTEFEYSDLKLSSTNMYQNDTITVSVKITNIGNIEGDEIVQLYINDKKASVEREVKALKGFERVSLKVGESKDVKFKIEKSALSFYDVINKKWKAEKGKFEMLIGASSRDIRIRKTFKLK
- a CDS encoding metallophosphoesterase family protein; the protein is MSFLQLNYKVITLMALFIFIEQSLLAQNNKLQFKEDKTFKIVQFTDMHFVKGGERSPEVLKNIKSVMKEEVPDLVVLTGDIVTSSEEKDVAIASWKMITDLLKKYKTPYAITFGNHDSENVITNDELLEYLSKRPYCLLYDEGGDDVKGVGNFVLPIHSSNGVVEKLLYFLDSGAYSSVKENGVGGYDWIGRSQIKWFAETNQLWLKKNEEVEALFFFHIPLPEYKQAFDDGEYKIGVRMEEECSPEINTGMFAEMVQQGNVLGTFVGHDHNNNYLAQLYNIALCYGYMSGGNCYGDLPLNGARVILLEEEKKGFKTWLRRSDKKKLYEVELPYVEKESNKED